In Dysidea avara chromosome 3, odDysAvar1.4, whole genome shotgun sequence, a single window of DNA contains:
- the LOC136248801 gene encoding autophagy-related protein 101-like, with protein sequence MNTRSHQLEMTVEPSQINDVTKAIFHTILFHRSTGKFTYQHGNTFSVGSIGMEDVDCSTVDFTYIRCASRGLEQWVERHVVAFAQSLSGAELPVSGQITLEFYERRKARWIIFADNLNWEVWRLKLNVVHIKTDAEWQQHQRRLAEELAEKVQYICWTVNRPDYLPKNPIQEDLTNVFNTHFTDVQPYLHNISHELTTETMGNTVRKLIRNTFAY encoded by the exons ATGAATACGAGAAGCCACCAGTTAGAAATG ACGGTGGAGCCAAGTCAGATCAATGATGTCACAAAAG CAATATTCCATACCATCTTGTTTCATCGGTCAACTGGCAAG TTCACTTACCAACATGGCAACACTTTCTCAGTGGGTTCCATTGGAATGGAGGATGTGGATTGCAGTACAGTTGATttcacatac ATAAGATGTGCCAGTCGTGGATTAGAGCAATGGGTTGAGCGCCATGTTGTTGCTTTTGCACAGTCACTAAGCGGAGCTGAATTACCTGTATCTGGCCAG ATCACCTTAGAGTTCTATGAACGTCGTAAAGCAAGGTGGATAATTTTTGCTGACAACCTCAACTGGGAGGTGTGGAGACTAAAACTCAACGTTGTACATATCAAAACAGATGCTG AATGGCAGCAACATCAGAGGAGATTGGCTGAAGAATTGGCAGAGAAA GTTCAGTATATTTGTTGGACAGTCAACAGACCAGACTACCTTCCGAAGAATCCAATACAAGAAGATCTCACTAATGTATTCAACACTCACTTCACTGATGTTCAGCCATACCTTCATAATATCAGCCATGAACTGACCACTGAAACTATGGGAAACACTGTCCGGAAACTAATCCGTAACACATTTGCATACTAA